The genomic stretch ATCATGCCCCGAATTCCTAGCGTTGAACCAATGAGAATGTCCCACAATAAGCCCAACACTAACGCCGTGCCGACGTTTACTCGATGCGGCAATGCCAGCACCCAATAACACGTCACCAAAAATAGCCATGAAGGACGAAGTAGGTCCAATACACCTGGCCAAGGAATGGTTTGCAGTACTAGCGCAACGAAGAAACTAACACCAATCACCATTCTGCTACGCAATACATTACTGGCCATTAGTTACCTCTTGTTCTTGCTCTAACCCGTCATTCGCATTGGATTGCAATACTTTGTGCTGACGATCTTCGTTTGGCCAGATCAACAGCAAGTATCGTAGACGATCAAACTCCACCACAGGTTCGGCTTTGATCGATGCAAACTCTTGACGAGTATCGTGATCAACATTCGTGACCGTCGCCACAGGGTAGCCTTCAGGGTAAATGCCTCCCAGACCGGATGTCACAAGTAAATCACCAACTTGAATATCTGTACTGGTTGGAATGTGTTCCAGTTGGATTTCATCCATTTCACCATTACCTGATGCAATCACTCGAATATCATTACGAATGACTTGAACTGGAATGGCATTTTTTGCATCTGTCAGTAGCAATACGCGCGCATTGTGCGCCGCAACAAACGTAACCTGACCGACAATACCTTTTTCGTTAATAACGGGCTGACCAACGTACACACCGTCAATTTGGCCTTTATCAATCACCACTTGATGACGATAAGGTGAAGTATCCACCGCCATTACTTCGGTCACGACCTTCTTCTCATCACGAACAAAAGACGAGCCAAGCAACTTACGCAAGCGTTGGTTCTCTTCTTTATATTGATCGAGCAAGATCAATTCGCTTTTTAGACGAAGCACTTCGCGCTTTAAGTTGCGATTGCCTTCTACTAATGCCTGACGAGTATTAAAACGTTCGAATACACCATCAAACATACTGCGAGGCATATTCGCTGCGTACTGAATTGGCGCAACCATACTGTTGAGTAGGTAGCGAACGTTGGAAAACGTATCTAGACGACTATCAGCCAGCATCAAGCTCGCCGACACGATGACAGCAAAAAACAGACGTAATTGCAGAGACGGGCCTCTGCCAAAAATCGGTTTCATCTTGTTTTTAACCTGATTGCTTCCATGATTATTGAGCCTTACTTGGCAACCTGAAACGCGTTCAGATATGGAGCATGTTTGAATTACAGAGAGAGCAGAAAAGAAGGTGAAGCCCGTTATGAGCTTCACCTACATTTTTATTCTTCAGAGAATAGATCGCCACCGTGCATGTCGATCATTTCTAGTGCTTTACCGCCACCACGTGCCACACACGTTAGTGGATCTTCAGCGATAACTACCGGAATACCCGTTTCTTCCATAAGTAGGCGATCAAGATCTTTCAGTAGTGCGCCACCACCGGTTAGCACCATGCCGTTTTCAGAGATGTCTGAAGCTAGCTCTGGTGGACACTGCTCTAGCGCAACCATGACTGCAGAAACGATGCCTGATAGCGGCTCTTGTAGAGCTTCTAGGATCTCGTTTGAGTTCAAGCTAAAGCTGCGTGGCACACCTTCTGCAAGGTTACGGCCGCGAACTTCAATCTCTTGAACTTCATCACCTGGGTAAGCAGAACCGATTTCGTGCTTGATCTTTTCTGCCGTAGCTTCACCAATCAAACTGCCGTAGTTACGACGCACGTAGTTGATAACGGCTTCATCAAAGCGGTCACCACCGATACGTACAGAAGACGAGTAAACCACACCATTTAGAGAGATAACGGCAACTTCAGTAGTACCACCACCGATATCGACCACCATCGAACCTGTTGGCTCAGAAACACGCAGACCAGCACCAATCGCCGCCGCCATTGGCTCGTCAATTAGGTAAACTTCACGTGCGCCCGCACCCAATGCTGATTCACGAATCGCACGGCGCTCAACTTGAGTAGAACCACAAGGAACACAAACTAGTACGCGAGGGCTTGGCTTAAGAATGCTGTTATCGTGCACTTGCTTGATGAAGTGCTGAAGCATTTTTTCGGTTACGTAGAAGTCAGCGATTACGCCGTCTTTCATTGGACGGATAGCTGAAATGTTACCAGGTGTACGACCCAGCATTTGTTTTGCTGCATGACCGACTGCAGCAACGCTTTTTGCAGAACCTACACGATCTTGACGAATAGCAACTACAGAAGGTTCATCAAGGACAATACCTTGTCCCTTTACGTAAATTAGAGTGTTGGCAGTACCCAAATCGATAGATAGATCGTTAGAAAACATGCCACGAAGTTTCTTAAACATACTCTTCGCTCATCCTGCAAAAATTTAGAAGACAAAAATTGTCCTAAATGTACCAATGCCTCGCTGTCACAGCAAGGCATTGGTACACAAACATGAGCAGAAAGCCTCAATTTCTTGCAGTTTCCTTACTTAACGCAAGAAACCGAAGTTGTTACTGTCCGGTTAATCCCGGCTCGCCACGATAAATAACGCGATCATTACCACGGTGAATACCAAATGTGACAACGGAGGATGGATTTTCTTCGACAGTTTTTTTTCCGGCAAGTTCTTTTACCCAGTCGTACTTGAGCCAAGGTAAACCATTGGTTGAATCATCAAGATCTAACCAAACGCGCGTTTGCTGACGGTATGGTTCAGCTTGAGTTGCAGTAATTGAGCGAGAAGAACCTGAGGAAACAGTCCCACCACCTCCTAACGTGACTGCTTTCGGAGCAGCACTAGCACCTGTTGGCCAAATGTGACGCAAGGAATCCTTTTCCATCACTCCCATAACTTTTGTCTGGCTGTCATCTTGATTAACAATAAAACGCCCATCATTCCAATATTCGACTCTTAGCGGGATATGTAGCGTTGTACCCTGATTTCCACCTACATCATCAAGAGCAATGCGACCAAAGCGAATGTCTGGTTGGACATTAAGTTCTTTTGTACCAATAGTCACACCAGTTTTGTCTACTGAGGATGAGGATTGAGCAATAGAAATTGAGGTATCCGATGATTTCTCTAAGTAGTTCAAAGGACCATCGGGTTTAGACACCACTTTATTCCATACAAGATCATTTGCGCTAAATTTACCTACACTGTGTCCTGATACATGCGCATCGTTGGCATTATTCAACCAACTACCGGAGTAATCACTCTGAGAAATAAACCTACCAACATTGTCAAAGTTGTTTTCATACAAGTTAAACTTCGCGAAGTAATTTTTGAAATAAGCATAATTACGCAGGGCTCCGCCCCCTTTTGACAACGCTTCAATATAGAATTGTTTTAGTCCAAAAGGCTGCCCCATATACGTAAAACTTTGTTCATTGGGGTATGCCCAAAGAGTGGACATATCAGCATCTTTATTTTCGTAAACGCTAAATTGTCCGGGATAGAATCGACCAACCGTCAAATTACCATCTTGGATTTTAAACGCGCTGCTACCAAGATACAGAGACTTACCTAAATCATTGCCGTTTGCGTCCGTTGCGATAGGTGCCATCGCCTTAAACTCAAAAGCTCCCACGTCAGACACAGATTGATCAAACGTCACACGGCCACTAGACCATTGACTTGATTCTGGTAGTTCTTCATTCAGAAGCTTGGCTAGCGCCCCATTGGACGGATACTTAACGCTGTTACTGATTACAATAGTCTCTTCTTGGTAGTTTTTCGCTACAGAGCCACCATCTTGATAAGCGGTAATGGTCATATCAAACTCTTCACCGGCAGCAATAAAACTGTTGCTACAGCCCTCATCGGGTTTGGTGCAGGCTCCGTTTTTATCCGCTTTGGTTGCCGTTAACTCCAGATATTTAGGGAAGCTGACAAAGCTAGCAAAACCGGCGGAATCACTCACTCCATTCACACTCGCATTGAGCTTCACTCTGCCGGCTTCCGGGTATTTAATTTTAAAGTACGCCTTGCCCTGCGAGTCAAAGTACACATTATTCAACACGGTACTTTTGGTCTTAAGTAACGTTGGCTCGCTGGTCCACTCAGCCGGGTTGTTGCCGACCTTTCTCTTGTACCAGATTGAAACCGACTGGGTTTTATCAACTGGCGCGACTTCATATTCCATCGACATCTTAACGTTACGCGACTCGCCATCTGCATCTGCCTTCGAGGAACAGAATGATAAGTGGTTTTCGCCTTGACTCTGCTGGTTAGCCACCACATCAGCCACGTTGACCGCCAAAACATTCTTAACAAAGGTCACATCACAGTTCTCTGCCGAGAGCGGGCCACCATTAATACGACAGCGTGCGCCTTCAAAACCAAACTGCGGTACCGAGCTGCTGGCCACGCCCATGGTAATAGTACCGGACTCCGAAGCCTGCAGCGCTAATTCCTTCTGGTTTTCAAGCGTGACCTGTGTACCACCGACCCAGTTGGCAATGGCATGTCCAACCGGAGGCGTCAGCGTCACATTAAGCGGCTTAAGCACTCCGTTATTGTATACGTCACGCGGATAACGCTTGCTACAATCCGTATTCATGCACGCACGTAGCTCCACTTGAGAAGCCTGACACGTACTGCCCGAGCCAGAGTAGTCAAACTCGAAGTGATGAATACCATCCGTTAATCGCGAGAACTTGTCCGCACAGACTTGGAAATTATCAATCTCGTGGGTATTGGTAGCCCAGCCGGTTGATGCGGTGACCGACAGGCGGAAGTTCTCAGGTACCGTATTAAAGTTACCTTGCTGGTAGACATCAAACTTCTCGATTAGTGTCTTCCATTGTTGTGAACCAATTTTTCTTTCCACCGAGAGATAGTATTTACCCGCCGTACGTGAGTTGAGAATTATTCTGTAGCGATGTAGACCTCCGTTGCGGTCATCAATATCTTCGGCTGGCTGCTCATTTTTTTTAAGCCCATAGCCTTTAATAAATTCATAGCCATTGAGCCATTTACCATTCGCGTCCAGAGCCGCCTCTCCTCGTATTCCTACCACATTCGGTTTAAGGGTTGGATCTTGCAGAATAGTTTCTCCACCGGTGCGATAATAGTTACCAAACTCGTCGAAACCAACCCCCAGCCACCCACCAGCAAAACCTTCAACATCTTCACTGAGATGCTCCTCGGGATGGTTAATCTTTCGCTTCATCCCGTAGCCCAGCGGGCCACCAAACGCACCAGTTTGCGGCGGCACCTTGGCATCCGACAGCACTAGGGCAATACCATCGCCACCTGTACCACTATGAGCGTAATGGTCAAACTCAACCTGTAAATAGTTTTGTGCCGATGGGAACACATAGTTGTAGGCCGACGCGGTAGCCTGATTCCGTATATTTTCATTCAGCCTAAAGCGCTTACCAGTCGCCTGCGGATGGGTACTGCTTTTAAACCCCATCACTGACCAGTTGGCTAGGCTGCCGTTATCGAAGTTTTCGGGTGGTAATGGCTTACACTGCTTAGGCTGCTGCGGCGTCCAGCACGGCTGCGGATAGTCCGGTTTGGCAACTTGGGTCAAACCTTGCATATCTAACCAGCGGCTGGTGACCGCACCGTCAATTTGTTCGCCGGTATCCAGCACCAGGCTCTTGGCAAGAATAAAGCCTTTAAACTGTTGTGACGCGGCGGTTTTGAAATGCACACTCGCCTGTGGCCCATAGATCACCGGCAATACCAAATCACTTTGTGTGGTACGGTAATCAAAATAGGCATCTTCGAGTTTAAAATCAGCATTGTTGCCGGTATACGAGCTGGGCGTCTGATTCGTACCCACCACATTCCAGGTAACGTTGCTACCAAAAATCAGCTTCGGCTTGGCGCCTATATTTTTGAAAGTTTTCACTGTCAGGTTGGTGTTATCGGCCAAATATAGTGAGAGATTGGACTTAGACTCGTAAACCAACTCTTCTATTTTGCGTTCACCAGCGATCTTCAGTTCAACCTTTTGACTGTTTGCACTTTCAATAATCTTTAGTCGTTTAAGGTCGCGCTTCAAGCTGATGACAACGCGATCGCCGAATTCTTGGTAACTACAAACATCTGAACCATTACCACAAACCTTGCCATAGTATTTTTTTGCACTTGGATTCGTACGAATAGCCTGTTGTTTAGTGGCGTTAAAGGTTGCGTTCAGAGCACTCGGTTTTTCCGCTTTGCGTCGCTCTGTCAGGCCATCACCACCCGCCAAACTGCCATCTCCCGCCAAACCATCTTTCGGGAAACAGCCAAACTCGTTATTACAGATATAAGGGGTTTTGTCCTTGTACAACTGTGAGGCCTGCTCACCGCTATCAAAGCCCACGCGCAGG from Vibrio parahaemolyticus encodes the following:
- the mreC gene encoding rod shape-determining protein MreC; amino-acid sequence: MKPIFGRGPSLQLRLFFAVIVSASLMLADSRLDTFSNVRYLLNSMVAPIQYAANMPRSMFDGVFERFNTRQALVEGNRNLKREVLRLKSELILLDQYKEENQRLRKLLGSSFVRDEKKVVTEVMAVDTSPYRHQVVIDKGQIDGVYVGQPVINEKGIVGQVTFVAAHNARVLLLTDAKNAIPVQVIRNDIRVIASGNGEMDEIQLEHIPTSTDIQVGDLLVTSGLGGIYPEGYPVATVTNVDHDTRQEFASIKAEPVVEFDRLRYLLLIWPNEDRQHKVLQSNANDGLEQEQEVTNGQ
- a CDS encoding rod shape-determining protein; the encoded protein is MFKKLRGMFSNDLSIDLGTANTLIYVKGQGIVLDEPSVVAIRQDRVGSAKSVAAVGHAAKQMLGRTPGNISAIRPMKDGVIADFYVTEKMLQHFIKQVHDNSILKPSPRVLVCVPCGSTQVERRAIRESALGAGAREVYLIDEPMAAAIGAGLRVSEPTGSMVVDIGGGTTEVAVISLNGVVYSSSVRIGGDRFDEAVINYVRRNYGSLIGEATAEKIKHEIGSAYPGDEVQEIEVRGRNLAEGVPRSFSLNSNEILEALQEPLSGIVSAVMVALEQCPPELASDISENGMVLTGGGALLKDLDRLLMEETGIPVVIAEDPLTCVARGGGKALEMIDMHGGDLFSEE
- a CDS encoding DUF6701 domain-containing protein, with protein sequence MKKTILFLISLSLSAFSYADTWQDTESCSVQLKDSFAFEAEYQANQQNGVIYLRKQGGGNGRGNGNVILHPLWSADDQVSGIFGEYDLNDGQIYTLRIEYHNVRKYGNLYSADLDYFLYHNGVQVKAASAENHYFTNMSDRADVFFDNGRGLSGLDCNPGPRPTPNQTPSFAVPDNVCQLFPEPVQGWQQEESKLIVTNSTVRALGWSDEYLADSRNFYTYKQNWDSGSEWRNLRVGFDSGEQASQLYKDKTPYICNNEFGCFPKDGLAGDGSLAGGDGLTERRKAEKPSALNATFNATKQQAIRTNPSAKKYYGKVCGNGSDVCSYQEFGDRVVISLKRDLKRLKIIESANSQKVELKIAGERKIEELVYESKSNLSLYLADNTNLTVKTFKNIGAKPKLIFGSNVTWNVVGTNQTPSSYTGNNADFKLEDAYFDYRTTQSDLVLPVIYGPQASVHFKTAASQQFKGFILAKSLVLDTGEQIDGAVTSRWLDMQGLTQVAKPDYPQPCWTPQQPKQCKPLPPENFDNGSLANWSVMGFKSSTHPQATGKRFRLNENIRNQATASAYNYVFPSAQNYLQVEFDHYAHSGTGGDGIALVLSDAKVPPQTGAFGGPLGYGMKRKINHPEEHLSEDVEGFAGGWLGVGFDEFGNYYRTGGETILQDPTLKPNVVGIRGEAALDANGKWLNGYEFIKGYGLKKNEQPAEDIDDRNGGLHRYRIILNSRTAGKYYLSVERKIGSQQWKTLIEKFDVYQQGNFNTVPENFRLSVTASTGWATNTHEIDNFQVCADKFSRLTDGIHHFEFDYSGSGSTCQASQVELRACMNTDCSKRYPRDVYNNGVLKPLNVTLTPPVGHAIANWVGGTQVTLENQKELALQASESGTITMGVASSSVPQFGFEGARCRINGGPLSAENCDVTFVKNVLAVNVADVVANQQSQGENHLSFCSSKADADGESRNVKMSMEYEVAPVDKTQSVSIWYKRKVGNNPAEWTSEPTLLKTKSTVLNNVYFDSQGKAYFKIKYPEAGRVKLNASVNGVSDSAGFASFVSFPKYLELTATKADKNGACTKPDEGCSNSFIAAGEEFDMTITAYQDGGSVAKNYQEETIVISNSVKYPSNGALAKLLNEELPESSQWSSGRVTFDQSVSDVGAFEFKAMAPIATDANGNDLGKSLYLGSSAFKIQDGNLTVGRFYPGQFSVYENKDADMSTLWAYPNEQSFTYMGQPFGLKQFYIEALSKGGGALRNYAYFKNYFAKFNLYENNFDNVGRFISQSDYSGSWLNNANDAHVSGHSVGKFSANDLVWNKVVSKPDGPLNYLEKSSDTSISIAQSSSSVDKTGVTIGTKELNVQPDIRFGRIALDDVGGNQGTTLHIPLRVEYWNDGRFIVNQDDSQTKVMGVMEKDSLRHIWPTGASAAPKAVTLGGGGTVSSGSSRSITATQAEPYRQQTRVWLDLDDSTNGLPWLKYDWVKELAGKKTVEENPSSVVTFGIHRGNDRVIYRGEPGLTGQ